taatttaatttgttgctTTTTAGTTTTATAGGCACTGGTATATATACTTTACCTACTTAATTATTAATGAAACAAACTTGTTTTATtttcgaatatatatatatatactagtttttAGGGTACTCGTGTTGCGCATGTACTTCCGCTTAATGAgtataaaattttaaaagaattatataaatcttatattaaaaattatgttcgagttattataagaaaagaaatatatatatatatatatatatagtgattaCTAATCttaataatttaattactcaATAAAATAAGACACTCTGCCCTGCAGAAGTTTGATATTTTCCTATATATGcgatattttcttatttttaattaGTACATGAGTGTATTTTTATTTTAGCACTCCTATATGACATATATAGCTACAATATTTATATatgttttcttatttaattatatAAGTAGGCCTACATAAGTATTCATTATCTTTTAATGATTATTCCATCGTCAATTGTTTTATATGTGTAAGGTAATTTGCATAAAAGTTGAGATATTTAGGTTAGTGATCAATTTTATGTGTTTATTCTACGTTTGTGTTTAATTAAAATGGTGAAATCTAAATAGATTTTtaagttttaaatattagaaTTTTGTACCCAGTGCAAATAAGGAAGGATTTGGTAAATAAAACTTAGTAGATTTTAAatacttaaatattaaaaaaaaaattaaatgactattttatttagtgtgaactctatttttaaagggtaaataaaaaaggcgaacgacattttaaTAAGGgacttcgtgcttttaatatatatatatatatataatgggacAATCTCAAGTATCGAATTTTGAAATATTCTTTGTTATAATCTTTGATTGAAACTTCACTTTTATTGTTGGttaataataaagaaaagaaattaaaagaagCTACGCAAGTAGAAATATATTTAGACAGAATCTAACTCGAAACAATTTAATCTTTCCTCTATTTAGTCAAGGAAATCCACAAAATAAGCTATCACAAAAAGAAATTAATTGATAATTGACTTCCGAAGCCAAAGATACAGAAATGCATCACATTTGATTTCATTACTCCTAACTTTAGAGTGTAATTATTTTACAGATCCATTGTTGTGCTCTTAGTCTAAATATTTAGAAACTGCTATATTCTatagagtggtggttagaccgatTATATTATATGAAACTGAGTGTTAGCCCGTCAAGAAGTCCAAtttccagaagatgaaagtagctgaaataaggagttgagatggatgtgtggtaTACCAGGAAAGAAAGGATTAGGAATGAAATTATTAGGGACAAGGTAGGAGTGGTATCTGTGCAAGACAAGTTGTGAGAATcaaggctgagatggttcgggcatgtgaatAGGAGAGACATATATAGATGCTccggtcaggaggtgtgagaggttgtccATGGTGGGTCTGAGGAATGGAAGGGGcaagcctaagaagtattggggagaggtaattAGACAGGACATGTCATTGCTTCAGCTTATCGAGGATATGGCCTACGCTAGGAAGGGATGGAGGTCGAGGATCAGGGTTGTAGGTTGACAGATAGTAGTGTATTCCTCCTAGGTTGACCAGTAGTACTAggactatttttgtaatttcttATTCATGGTTCTTTATTATTACATAGTGTGTCATTCGTGCATGTTACCATATTACATTGTTGTTACTATTCTTTGCTACTGCCTACTTGGTTGCTTTATCTCCATTattccttgagtcgagggtctatcggaaatagcctctctatctctatgaggtaggggtaaggtctgcgtacacactaccctccccaaaccccatttATGGGATtaaactgggtttgttgttgttcttgttcttgttgttgtaTATTCTTACTACCTTCATCCTTATAATTAGCTTTTATAAGAGTCGtgaaaacaacctcttgcagaaatttagggtaaggctgcgtataaTAGGTTGTTATGGCCCGACCTTTTTCCGGACCCTGCGCATAGCGAGAGCTTAGTGTACCGGATCTGCCTTTTTTCTCCTCCTCCCTTCCTTGCATTTTTGGTAGAAACGATATTTGTATTTACTAATTGATATGAATCATAACATGGAGTTAGGGTCACGACAGACAGCGACCTCGAGTTATATGTACAATAATAACTGTGTTTATTAATACAAAtacaaaatatgaataaaaattACTGGATTCACGAGAACTCATATGCTTAAGGCTAAATCCGCCTCAGGCAGCAGACCTATATGAATAGGAGTATAGCTAGTTAATACCTAAGTTACTATTATTGTCTGAAATATTAGTGTGTGTTTTTTGACAAAAGTAATTTCTAATTTGCCTGCCCCGGAAGCATTTAAGGCAAACACTGTAGGAACTGCATAAAAAACAATGCGATCAAAAAGCATCCTGGTATTGTAATGATAGATCATATACTTAAAAAGTcaaatattagtacttattaatTAAAACCCAATTTTTTTTAGAAATTCTATCACTTAATTTATTAAGGATGTGTAGTTTATACAAATAAAGGCAATGCCTATTTGCATCTCATTCACGTGCAGACCAACGTATATGCATGTTAACGTGCACGTTTAATTCTGAAGTTGTATCTGTCGATAAGAGCTTCTCTAAACCTATTCTATGTACAAAAAAGAAGAAATATGCGCTGTTATATGGTGCTTGCACCTTCTAAATTGTGAATTTAGAACATGTTAGTCTAACCTTAAACTATAAGTTGGAAAAGTATAGTGTTTATTTGGCATGTTTAGTATTTGCGACATGGTATTTTATTGTTTTTATGTTAAATCTGAACTAATTTGTACTCCCGATGTAGCAATACCGTACTCTTCTTTTGTTGCCATTGCTACTTAGGTACCACAGTGATATAGAATCAACcagtaaattaaataattttttgaaagGGGTTGATTTGAGGAACAAAAGGTTAACTAGAGCCCAAGGGCATATTTACTGTTCTAAGTCAACCGCCAAGGTAACGTCCACTTTGGGCATCATGATTTTGTTTCGTTGGGCTTTAATTCAAAAGGAGCAGGAAGTGCACAAGTACCCAATTTTGGGCTATTGTTTAAGTTGTACCCTAAGTTCAAAATTGTTTTACAACTCTACACACTTTCATACACAACTTCAGACGTACGTGACTGAAGCAACACTATTCACGTCTGAAGTTACGAACATAGTCTGAAGTTAGGGACTTCAAACGTAAACGTCTTAACTACATATAAAGAACTAAGTGTACTTCAGATACCGCATACGTCTCAAGTGCATCTTAAGCAAGTTTTGTACTTAAGATGAAAACGTCTTAAGTGCATGCAAAAAATTAGTTGCACTTAAGACGTTAGCACTTAAGATGCACTTAAGACGTATGCGTCTAAAGTGCAGCTAATTTTTGTATGCACTTACGACGTTTTCATCTAAAGTTCAGTTGTTGAGTTGAATCTTTTTGTTCTTCAAATTTCAACAATCTAACACACGATTCAATGCTCAAATCTATTTTAAATGATCTCAAATctaaaatagaagtttcaaatatcataaaaacAAACTTCAATCATTAATTTATCAGAATGATAACAAATCTAACAATCCCATTTCCTAAAAATGGTAATTTGTCAATGTTCTAGAGTTATTTTTATTAAACAACAATAAATCTGACATAAGTTCCACTCACCATTCAAACCTTCAcgttaaaaaaatattttggcaaCAAATTCTTCTTCTACATTTTAAacaattaagaagaagaagaagaagaagaagaagaagaagaaagaaagaaaaaaaagaaagaaagaaagaaaggaggatgaggaggaggaggaaagaaagaaagaaagaaagaagaagagaggAGGAGAAAGTAATATACTTTGTTTGAAGTTTATTAAAATTGTGTACaagttaaataattttaaaaaagtgGATACATGTTAAATAGTAACGTACAAACCAGGTGTTGCGCAAAATTTTAACTCAATAGTAGAATCTTGAACTCGCCCTTATATTGTCCACGACCTTTCCTTCACACTTTAATATGGGATTCATTTGTAAGCTTTACAGTGAATCCTCTTGCGAGTTCAATTTGCTAGCGGTACATGGACTATTACGCTCAACCTCGTATAGGAACCCAGCATCCTTGCTGAGGTTTGACCTACCACTGTATTATGAAAGATATCATTATGTCACATCTCAGTTCCAACGGCCAAAAGAGGCCTCACGGTTCTATTTCAAAAACTAGCCGATGCTATACCCAAGACGGTGTATTTGTACTATATCGTGCCCCACTGGGATTAGATCGATATAGGCAGGAATTTCGGCTAGTTTTCGAAATAAGTCTCTGCAcaagaatattctagtgaatattctctgcacttgtactattagggtttgctAGGGATATGTATCAAAGATGTAAGGGGAAAAGGAAAGGGATAGAAGGGAGTAATATTcatttgataagaacacttttgagaagaaGATTCCCTCTATCtgataaaaatacaaatattatattttgataaagattcttgCTCATATTAATCAACACCTTTCCACTAGATCCGAGGATTGTTCAAATAAATCTTAGGTCTTtttgtcactcatcattgtcaggataAATATTCGTCTAATCTATCCATTATTGGGTAAATCATTCTCCCCATTTACTTAAATGACATTTATCactatttattgctagttacaccTCCTTTATTACCCATACCTTAAGAATATTTTGTATTTATTAACATCAACCCTTTACGGGATTTGTCCCCGTTTCCTACACGCTTTCAATATTTGTATCTAATGTTATTATCCTTAACTATATTTAACTCAGTATTacttaaatttaatagtttagccgaaagttactcattttggtcaaacaatttggcgccatCTGTGCGGATCTTCTAGTAAGTCTTTTAGTTTCGTCTAGATCTACAGTCGCCACTGGTTACTAACGtatcacaaaatctcttggtaagaCAGCCTCCACATCTGTGGGAGAAGAGGCAACACCAGCGATAAAGAAGCTCCTTGAGGCCTGGCTAACTGATACACTGACCCTAACCAGCATCCTCCATAAGCACGTTCGGGATACGGTCGCAGAAAATGCGAGAACCTGTGTTACGCCACCAGTGGACGAGCAACAGGATCAACATCCCCTTCCTCTCACGACGATAGGTATCACTCACAGTGTTGTTAACAATGCAGGTGACGATGCTCTCCCGGCCATtctgaaaagaattgaggaaatgaaaaatgaaaacaaGGCGCTTCGGGgccaaatgagagaacaccaagaaaggaTCGATAAAATACCGGGCACCCCTAAGATATTACCGAAGAGGGATGTCGGTTGGTTCGTCGATCAGTCATACAGTGATGGTGCTGCctcacatgccataccaaagacctttaagATGCTACCATATCTAAAAATATACGACGGCACAACTAACCCCGAAGATCATGTGACCATATATGTCACCACCGTGAAGGGAAATGACATCGCCAAAGAATAAGTATCCTCCAttctgctaaagaaattcggcAAAATCCTCACGGGAGGCGCATTGACCTGGTATTCACAACTGCATACACGCTCCATCGAGACCTTTGAGGAAATGGCCGATAGGTTCGTAATGGCCCATACCGAGGCCAAGAAGTCTGAGGCGAGAGTAAACGACATCTTTGCAATTAAGCAGTCTCTGGGAAGGGGCTGAGGGATTTCCTCGCCTGTTTTTACCAAGTAAGGATGACATTGCCAAATTTATCGAAAGGAATAGCGGTAGCAGCTTTTCATAACAGGCTGAGCAAAAATGGTTTGAGGGAAACCAGAAAAttattaagtcggcttatgaaGTACCCCCCCCCaactacttgggatgaaatacacaatGCATATTGTGTCGAGGTCCGAGCAGACGAGGACGAGCTCAATGGTCCAACTCATCGATTGACCTCGGTACAAGCCGGATCCAGAAAAGATCGAAGAAATGATATCAGGAGGGATCCAGTAGCTCTACGACCCAACCCATAACAGAATCTCCCATACGTCAGAACCACTGCCACATCCTCCTCCCGTCATGAGGAAGGCCCACCCCGATCAAGAACAGGGACTTACTggaatgaaagaggtatgccccttttattatccgctcacaatttttgcGTGTCTCCTACAAAGACagtctacgccttggagaagcttggaccaaaggtgaagtggccacaaaagatgaggtcggACCCGGATACCAGAAAATCATAtgccctctgcgagttccatcaagagcAAGGACACAAAACCGAAGATTGCATCACCCTAAGACATGAGGTCGTAAACATGCTACAacaaggacacctcaaagaattaCCGAGCGATCAGGGAAGGACTAACTTTGCTAGGGGACGTAAACAACATAAGGGGCCACCGAAACCACCCTTGCCAACCCGCACCatccatatgatcatcggtgtCAAAGATGATGCTTCCATCAACAGtgtgaagttcaccacaacccacaagctcaaacggtcgatCACCCACGAACAGTATGATGAattcgaagaaagtatcatctccGATAAGTCAGATACTGATGGTTTggctttccctcactatgatgctctTGTTATCACTTTACAAATTTTAGATACTGACGTAAGACGGGTTATGGTGGACGATGGGAGTGGCGCGTGTATTATCCATTCTCGAGTACtcgcacaaatgaaactcgaggacaagatagtgcCACGATGCATCACACTAACAggctttaacaatgcagttgatcAAACATCCGGCGAGATCACAATCCCCGTCTTAGTGGGTGGCATCACTTTGGAAGCCATATTTCACATAACAGACCATGACACGGCATACAAAGCCATAATAGAGCGGCCATAGATCCACACCATGAGGGCCATCCCCTCCATCctgtaccaagtcatcaaattcccgACTCCATGAGGAATATTCAGTATATGAGGGGAGCAACGCATATCCCAGTAATGCTACCGCATCGCCCTAGACTGTACGGCCACCCAACAAACAAAGGATAAAGAAAAAAAGGCATAGGAATTATCAAGGTTGAGGTCGGTATGCGACGACAGCGAGGATGTTATCAGAGACCCCGATTTGGCCGAGGCCTCATGATCGACCATAGAGGACCTTGATCCCGTTCAAATAGACAGCAACGAACACAACAAGAAAGCTCACATCGGCTGCAAACTTTAGGAACCAGGTAAGTTTTGTGAATTTTTAAATGCTAATGcggacttgtttgcttttagccgtgcagatatgccaggtatcccaaaggaCATCGCCACGCACAAATTGAACGTCGATCCACTCTACTCCCCGGTGAGGCAGGTTAGGCGTAAGttcaatgtgatgacccaaagtgtcatctttaaatttaataagtaattttgtattctaagactttaaaaagtactatttatcattcctcgacttgcatgcgcagtccgtataatatttttttgtgaaaaatggattaaaatgtaaaataaagctttaaaactcaactaagttgactttggtcaacaatttgagcaaacggactcagatcggtgttttgacagttttagtaggtccgtatcatgatttgagacttgggcgtatgcccggaatcgaattccgaggtccctagcccgagatatggaattttgatgaaaaattaaaagtttgaaagcttaatgatttttaagaatttactgatgctgaatttattgacaccgggtctgtattttggtttcgaacccggtataggtccactataatatttatgacttgtctgccgaatttggtgagaaacgaatttgatttgacgtgattcggacgtctagttgtaaaaatataagttttaaagttttcttgaaatttcctttgatttggtgtccgattcttcgttctaggtgttattttggcgatttgatcgcgtgaacaagttcgtatgatgattttagacttgggtgcatgtttggtttggagcaccgagggctcgggtgagtttcggataggccacgggatgattttgaactttgaAAAATCTGGTTTCCGCAAACTTCaagcttctggtgtgttcttcttagcgttcgcgaaggaactctcgcgaacgcgaagagcaaataggactggcacatttttgtgcttcgtgttcgcgatagAGGgaacgcgttcacgaagggtcgagatgcaaagcttcgcgttcgcgaaggggaaatgACCGGAGAGAAatttgccttcgcgttcacgaagggcagctcgcattcgcaaaggccaagtcaggcaagcttcgcgttcgcgaggtatccctcgcgttcgtgaagagtaaaATTTAGACAGCAGaaatttgtgcttcacgaacgcgaggcactgaccgcgttcgcgaagggtaaaaatccgaaAAACAGAACgaaagttctggaaaatgggattcgtcccattttcaactattttccatttttgagctcgggtaaggcgatttttacgaaaaaacattggggtaagttaGCAATTCcattaaagtgaatttcggattttatccgaaaaattagtaaattcaaatagaattaattcatatgattcatattgagtatatcgaattgtttgtgaatagatttgacgcttttggagacaaagtcaaaaggaaaagttgtggtcgaataattgattgaaattgcaaagcgaggtaagtgtcgtggttaatcttgacttgaggaatagaacccttaaattatttgttatgtgaattgcatgtgaacgacgtatatgcgaggtgacgagtgtctatacgtcatcaaattaattgtttgcataaatatttgaaaatcataaattgttctaagatacgaattaattgttataataattatttatctcatattctttgtcaaatattaattcttaaattcctgcaataattgttacatgctatttgatttatgtgtcttaactgttacttgacatttagcatattaaatattaaactgcctattttctccctgatttccaaaataaattgctacttgtcattgtctGTTTCattaataaatcataattattatatgtttggtgtcttataattttatattaattgttgcatttattggggcaaatttttttataagaattggtaagtgaataaatatattgggggatcgggttgcataccgcaacagacttatcaaaaaagtccatattggggaatcggattgcacgccgcaacagacttgattaaaagtccatattgggggatcgggttgcatgccgcaacacacttatttaaaagtctatatatatacttgattaaaataaatatattggagggttgaaaatgaatatattgtggaagcggtttgcacgccacaacaaacttattaaaaagtccatattgggggatcgagttgcacgccgcaacagacttattaaaaagtccatattgggggatcgggttgcacgccgcaacagacttgattaaaagtccatattgggggatcgggatgcacgccgcaacagacttatttaaaagtctatatatatacttgattaaaataaatatattggagggttgaaaatgaatatattgtgggagcggtttgcaCGTTGCAACGGAAATTGGTTAACATAATAATAAGTTATGACTGCTGAgctggcttcaactattaaaaatgagttatctgatttaattctattattgtggttattattattattgtgtacaggttaatgtaagtgaccttccttagcctcgtcactacttcgttgaggttaggctcagcacttaccagtacatagggtcggttgtacggatgctacactctgcacttcttgtgcatatttcggagttggtcccagtggcgtaccatagacttgctcggatttcagctaccagaggagacttgaggtataactgcacggcgtcctcagttttgaagtccccgtctactttattttagctgtgtgtttgtttacagatagctttattttattcaaacgtttatttgtattattctagaagctcgtgcacttgtgacaccaattctgggatggtatttacaCCGATATTATTATGGattttcactacatttcagactttacttccgcattggttcccctatttttaattaatttaaaattattttaaaatggctaatattattctaacgttgacttgcctagcaagtgaaatgttaggtgccatcacgctcccgaaggtgggaattttgggtcgtgacagttggtatcagagcactaggttacataggtctcacgagtcacgagcaagcttagtagagtctgaaggatcggtacagagacgtctgcacttatctctcaaaggctatgaaatttaggaacaatatcacttctttcttattctgtcgtgcgattttattctatcatcgatgattaaaccattctactcttattctctcgttgatggtgagaacacgtaatatctaccgatggacagggaccagagctcCCGATGGCAACTATggtcaggggtagaggtcgacaccgaggtcgtgctagaggccgaggcagaggtaaagctcagtttagagctcgagcagctacacctattgtagaacctcaggtggatcttcaggaggaggttccagttcataatgtaccagttggaccaattcaggtcccggaaggattcatagctactctagtgcttcagaacgctctagtctgtttggtgagtcttatggagggcatgacccagaatggtacatttccagtggtaccagccatctcacaggctgggggaggagtacagactcccactactcccgttccaaaacagatggctccccagaattaagctccagcagccccgccagttagggtagttcagccagttattacGGCACGGACCGGTGATAgccccgccatgtcttttgagtccttattgagactggataagtttactaaggtctttccagttcacttcaggggtacacctcctgaggacccacaggattatcttgaccgctgccaagaggtgctgcggaacatgggtataattgagactaatggggttgattttgttgtatttcagatgacgggttccgccaacaggtggtagagagattatacattgtccagaccagttggattgcctgcacttacctgggagcagttctctcagctatttctggataAGTTCCTTcatatcacactgagagaggattaccgcaaacaatttgagcgtctacagcagggcagtatgactgttactcagtatgagtcccgttttgtggatttggcccgtcatgctctccttttattacctactgagggagagagagtgaggaggtttattgagggactcacacatcctatcaggcttcagatggccaaggagaccggaagtgagattttgTTTCAAGCAACTACTAATGTCGCtaggaggatcaagatggttcttgcacaggagagagggcacaggtttgataagaggcctcgtctgtttggtggtttcagtggtgcctcgtctggaggcaggagtaattttggtaggggtcatcctccgagaccatttcattcagcacttcataca
This sequence is a window from Nicotiana tomentosiformis chromosome 5, ASM39032v3, whole genome shotgun sequence. Protein-coding genes within it:
- the LOC104114365 gene encoding uncharacterized protein, which codes for MLQQGHLKELPSDQGRTNFARGRKQHKGPPKPPLPTRTIHMIIGVKDDASINSVKFTTTHKLKRSITHEQYDEFEESIISDKSDTDGLAFPHYDALVITLQILDTDVRRVMVDDGSGACIIHSRVLAQMKLEDKIVPRCITLTGFNNAVDQTSGEITIPVLVGGITLEAIFHITDHDTAYKAIIERP